The following are encoded together in the Panicum virgatum strain AP13 chromosome 6K, P.virgatum_v5, whole genome shotgun sequence genome:
- the LOC120639275 gene encoding transcription factor MYC2-like — protein MQQHSDNSAMDELVRPAFSGSSPSPDTFFSTTGQHQELEFMPCDFPEVWLEDDDWIDGPPDGISCGDEGSRSPGNDLLSGEPPAPAPKRRRGRKPGPRSNGPALTHVEAERQLRDKLNRRFCELRAAVPTVSRMDKASLLADAATYIAELRGRVKQLESENRLAAAAAAAAPVADTYSVGVQENLEVRMVGTEAAALRLTTAVRHAPARFMLALQWLDLPVQHACVCLVGGMTVQDAVVDVPAAALRDERALRAALLHRLQQTG, from the coding sequence ATGCAGCAGCACAGTGACAACAGCGCAATGGATGAGCTGGTCCGCCCTGCCTTCTCCGGCAGCTCTCCCTCCCCGGACACCTTCTTCTCCACCACCGGCCAGCACCAGGAGCTCGAGTTCATGCCCTGCGATTTCCCGGAGGTATGGCTGGAGGACGACGACTGGATCGATGGCCCCCCGGACGGCATCTCGTGCGGCGACGAGGGCTCTCGCTCGCCGGGCAACGACCTGCTGTCCGGCGAACCGCCGGCACCTGCGCCGAagaggcggcgcggccggaaGCCCGGGCCCCGGTCCAACGGCCCCGCCCTTACCCACGTGGAGGCGGAGCGGCAGCTGCGGGACAAGCTCAACCGCCGCTTCTGCGAGCTCCGGGCCGCCGTGCCCACCGTGTCCCGGATGGACAAGGCGTCcctcctcgccgacgccgcAACCTACATCGCCGAGCTGCGCGGCCGTGTTAAGCAGCTCGAGTCCGAGAACAGGcttgccgccgcggcggccgctgccgccccagtggcggacacCTACTCGGTCGGCGTCCAGGAGAATCTGGAGGTGCGGATGGTcgggacggaggcggcggcgctgcgcctgACGACCGCGGTGCGCCACGCACCCGCGCGCTTCATGCTCGCACTCCAATGGCTAGATCTGCCGGTGCAGCACGCGTGCGTGTGCCTCGTCGGCGGCATGACCGTGCAGGACGCCGTCGTGGacgtgcccgccgccgcgctacGGGACGAGCGCGCCCTCCGCGCAGCATTGTTGCACCGGCTGCAGCAGACCGGCTAG